One segment of Pyxidicoccus trucidator DNA contains the following:
- a CDS encoding PilZ domain-containing protein, with translation MSDKRKARRAPLDIYLNKYMGGVPYMSRAADISQEGVSLARLLEPQHEAKRVGLQFQLPGSEEIIYAEGEVVREWVEAATAKRERSGVRFTLLTERHRRMIDAYVDRHGNEN, from the coding sequence ATGAGCGACAAGCGGAAGGCCAGACGGGCGCCCCTCGACATCTACCTCAACAAGTACATGGGTGGCGTGCCGTACATGTCGCGGGCTGCCGACATCAGCCAGGAAGGGGTGAGCCTCGCTCGCCTGCTCGAGCCTCAGCACGAGGCGAAGCGCGTCGGCCTCCAGTTCCAGCTCCCCGGCTCCGAGGAGATCATCTACGCCGAGGGTGAAGTGGTGCGTGAGTGGGTGGAGGCGGCGACCGCGAAGCGTGAGCGCTCCGGTGTCCGCTTCACGCTCCTCACCGAGCGGCACCGCCGGATGATCGACGCCTACGTCGACCGACACGGCAACGAGAACTGA